Proteins found in one Mustela lutreola isolate mMusLut2 chromosome 10, mMusLut2.pri, whole genome shotgun sequence genomic segment:
- the LOC131809821 gene encoding SCAN domain-containing protein 1-like isoform X2, translating to MRGKRPRSVWRSSRMETDGYLEAQRNREVQDDKMRSPSNEMMAEEPEVVLIPAPQVQAPREPSGLPQESLDEDSLEDLETMPRRNPPNAAASRQRFRKFRYEDGAGPRDVLRHLQELAGQWLRPDIHTKEQIVEMLVQEQFQAVLPEELRARAQRCQPGVRITG from the coding sequence AGTTCCAGAATGGAGACTGACGGGTACCTAGAGGcacaaagaaatagagaagtcCAGGATGATAAAATGAGGTCACCATCAAATGAGATGATGGCTGAGGAGCCAGAAGTTGTCCTAATACCGGCTCCCCAGGTCCAGGCTCCACGAGAGCCTTCTGGGCTTCCACAGGAGAGCCTTGATGAAGACTCTCTCGAAGACCTTGAGACCATGCCACGAAGGAACCCTCCCAACGCGGCAGCCTCCAGGCAGAGGTTCCGGAAATTCCGCTATGAAGATGGAGCTGGGCCCAGGGATGTCCTCAGACATCTGCAGGAGCTTGCGGGACAGTGGCTGAGACCCGATATTCACACAAAGGAGCAGATTGTGGAGATGCTGGTACAGGAGCAGTTCCAGGCAGTCCTGCCCGAGGAGCTCAGAGCTCGGGCCCAGAGATGTCAGCCTGGGGTCAGAATCACTGGCTAA
- the LOC131809821 gene encoding SCAN domain-containing protein 1-like isoform X3 yields METDGYLEAQRNREVQDDKMRSPSNEMMAEEPEVVLIPAPQVQAPREPSGLPQESLDEDSLEDLETMPRRNPPNAAASRQRFRKFRYEDGAGPRDVLRHLQELAGQWLRPDIHTKEQIVEMLVQEQFQAVLPEELRARAQRCQPGVRITG; encoded by the coding sequence ATGGAGACTGACGGGTACCTAGAGGcacaaagaaatagagaagtcCAGGATGATAAAATGAGGTCACCATCAAATGAGATGATGGCTGAGGAGCCAGAAGTTGTCCTAATACCGGCTCCCCAGGTCCAGGCTCCACGAGAGCCTTCTGGGCTTCCACAGGAGAGCCTTGATGAAGACTCTCTCGAAGACCTTGAGACCATGCCACGAAGGAACCCTCCCAACGCGGCAGCCTCCAGGCAGAGGTTCCGGAAATTCCGCTATGAAGATGGAGCTGGGCCCAGGGATGTCCTCAGACATCTGCAGGAGCTTGCGGGACAGTGGCTGAGACCCGATATTCACACAAAGGAGCAGATTGTGGAGATGCTGGTACAGGAGCAGTTCCAGGCAGTCCTGCCCGAGGAGCTCAGAGCTCGGGCCCAGAGATGTCAGCCTGGGGTCAGAATCACTGGCTAA